One Corynebacterium aurimucosum genomic window, GCCACGTGGAGTCTGGAGAATCCGGACAGGATTCGGTGACGGCCATCGTTTCGGTGCGGGTCAGTGCTGAGGAGATGGCGCAGTCTTCGTGGGGCTGGAGGTTCGGTTCTTGCTTGGCTTCGACATCGCCATATTCAACAGTGCGCACCAGGTCAGAGCGCCATAGTTCTACGCGCTCGGCGGAAACGGTCCCCACGCGGTCATTCGACACAATGGGGACCACCTGCTCGGAATTACGGGCGCTGCGGGTATCTGAGTACTGGCCGGACACCGCATCGATGGCTACCACATCGCCGCAGCCATTTCCCACGTCATAGGTGGCAACGACTTTGTTCCACGCCGTGCCGAGCGAACAGAGGTCGGCATCGAGGCGCTGGTAAGTCCAGACCGTATCGCCGGAGGTATCCGAAGCGCGGAGGGTATCGCCGTCATGGGTTATCAGCATCCCCTTCGTGGATATCGCGCGGGATTGTCCCGGCACCACAGTGTTGGGGAGGCTGAAGGTTTCAGTGAGGGAGTTGGGGACGGTATCGAGAGTCTGAGTCTTGGCATCAGACGCGGCATCGACAGCGGGAGTGAGCTCCGATTTGTGGATCGGTGCCGTAATCACCGCGCCGCCAATAGCAATGGCACAGACCGCGCTGATCGCGCCCACTGCAAGCCAGTCTGCCTTGGTGGAACGCAAGATGGGAGCCTTCTTCGCAGAGCTTGGCTTCTTCGCGGACTCCGGGCCCTGCTCGGTGCTCATCGGCGTCCTCCTTGGCGGGGCTTGCGCGTGCGGGAACGGGTGCGGCGGGAGGCACGGGCAGATGCCGTGGAGGAACGTGGTGAGCCTCCACGCGGCGACTCCCCACGTGAGTGAGAGCGCCGCGGTGCACCCAGCACTTTCGTGGGTGGGCCGACGGTGTCAGCAACCGTCTTTGGGATATCGAGGGCTTCCGCAAGCTCCGGGGAGGTGCT contains:
- a CDS encoding Rv3212 family protein: MSTEQGPESAKKPSSAKKAPILRSTKADWLAVGAISAVCAIAIGGAVITAPIHKSELTPAVDAASDAKTQTLDTVPNSLTETFSLPNTVVPGQSRAISTKGMLITHDGDTLRASDTSGDTVWTYQRLDADLCSLGTAWNKVVATYDVGNGCGDVVAIDAVSGQYSDTRSARNSEQVVPIVSNDRVGTVSAERVELWRSDLVRTVEYGDVEAKQEPNLQPHEDCAISSALTRTETMAVTESCPDSPDSTWLRIHNATPEDARSPEISKDIEIDNPGARLIAYGQEAAAVFLPGDAPRIVSYNFEGETLSSTDVEPSKAITNSASPFAPAVADLPHHMTWFDGERLYLFTPTELKVDHVLEQAVGTGIAVGERLLVPTEEGIDVVDWATGKTEHSIPVDRDGYNGPVSLTLAGTVIIEQRGNTAVALTAS